TTCTTGCAAAAGGCGGAGCTGTTTCTCACTTCGTCGGTTGCAAAGAGTGCCCAGGCACACACAACTATCGCAAGTCTTGGTCATTCCTTGATGCGCACATCTATGGCCCTGCTTTATTGGCGGAAGGTGCTGGCAGCTATCAAATGGAGCCAAACACAATCGACGTCATTCGTTACAACGACGTTCATCTTAAAAAAGGAAAATATCCGAAGCGTTGGGATTATGACAAACTGGAAGGTGTGTCAGATCACTTCCCGCTCTATGTTCGTTTGAAGCAACGTGGTCCTGCGAAAACTCCGGTGCAAGAACCCGCACCTAAAACCGAAGTCAAAAAAGAGACACCGAAGAAAAAAGCAAAATCAAAGAAGTAATAATAAAAAAGCCGCGAACAACGCGGCTTTTTTATTTTCATAGTTTCTACTATTCAGGGCCGATCAGTCTCAACCAAGGCTGCGCATCGTAGTGACCTTTCAGTCCATTCATCGCATTGATCTGATAGTTGCGATAGGCAGAGTCTTTAGAAAGTCCATTGTAACAAGCGCTGTAACCCGATGAATATCTATTATATGCGCCTAAAATTTTATGCATGGGATCTCCGGTTTGATTGCAACTTGCCGAGCGCGCTTCCATGTAGTTGTTGTAGTATTCAGTGAAGCCGTAATACAGAGTGCTACCGATGCCGCAGTACTTGCCACTATTAAAAAACTCCGCATTGAGTAATTCATCTGCACTAAATCCTGAGCGAGCGACTTGTGAAATTCCCCAATCATCTAAAACATTATAAGAACCGCCACTTAAGAAAATAAAAAACCAATCTTTATAACGGACATAATGCTGCCAGTTGCTTTCTTGCCACGAAAGAGCTTTGAGTGCTCGTAAAAACATGGTCCGTTCAGAGCCCTTTAAGACATTGCCATGGTCTGCTAAAAGTTTGGCCCCTGTTTGTTCGATGAGTTCATTCACCTCACGATAGTAGTCGCCTCGCTTTGTGCTGTCTTGCCACTGTTGTGCGGTCAAAGCATAGGGCAAATCAATTTTTCCGTGACAGCTGACTGTGACGTCAGCCCACTTCGATCCTCTTCCGCCTGAAACTGAACTCTTCAAAGACCAACGATCAAAGAGATTGTAAACGCGTTCGCGTGATCCAATGTTTTCACGAGAAAGATCACTGGAAGGTATTGCAGGGATTTCTGTCGCCGGTGGCGGTTGTGGCGATGGTGCGGGACTAGGACTTGGCGCAGGCGACGGAGCTGGAGTCGGTGTTGGTGCCGGAGTCTCATTGTCAACCGTGTGATTGGTGTCTTCAGAAGGAGGAGAACTTGATGAAGATTTTGAGCAAGACACAAATGTTAAGGCGATAAACGAAATAAGAATCGCTCGCAGTGGGGTTTTTAGAACCATGGCACCTCCCGTTTAAGTGTGCTTATTTAATAAGCATCACTAAGTAGTCGGCACTATAAAAATCAGTCTGCGCCCTAGTTCCCGCCTTAGGTCTCAAACGTTTCGGAGTATTCTCAAGTTCACGCGCAGAAAATAAAAAAGGCCCTCACACGAGAGCCTTCTTCATTCTTAAATCAGATTTTTCAGGATTAGAAGTTTAACAAACGGCTTAAATCCAAAGTGGGACGTTTACCGCAAGTCACAAGTTTTCTGATTTCATTTTTAATTTGAATTTGCTCATTACCAGCCACAACGTCGTAAGTTTTCTTAGGACCTGCAGATCCTTTAACTTTACCGATGAGCTCAGAGCAAAGACCTTCGATCTTCATTGTCACGTTCGCGCCAGAAACGCCTGAGTTGAAAACGCGATCGTTAGATCCTGGATACTTCATTGAAGAATTCATCGAAAGAATTTTGACTTCGGAAGTTTGCAAGGACGCTTTATCAATTGTCATCGCAAGATCCATGGAGATTTTGTTGTTTACGTTGCCAGCGCCTTTAGCACCGCCAAGAGAACCTTCAATTTTAACAACCAACTCATAAGCGTCTTTGTTGTTTTTAGATGGAACCAAAGCCAACTCATAAACGTTATCAACAAGGTTCACGTAAAATCTTTTTTTATCAGTGGCATCAACTGAATATTTAAGGCCCGCGGCTTTGATTTCAACACCCAAGTCACCGTTCAACTCGCCATGCGTGCCATCCAAAGACTTCATCGCTTTAGTTTTCCAAGCGCCCTCTTCATTCGCATACTCAAGGTTTTCTTTAGCGCCTGTGATCTTCACTTGCTTTAAACCTTTATCGCTATCAGCAAGCTTTTCAAGTGCATACTGAGTCTTTGTTGCATCCAAGGAACCTGTGGCTAATTTCACAAGCTCAACCGCCTCTATGGATCTTTCGATCAAGAACGCTGACAACCCGTAGTCCGTCAAAGAAAATTGATTCGGATTTCTTTGAGTAGCACCGCCACCTTTACCCGCTTTTCTTGCGTTTTGTTGTTGGATTGTGGCGCGCAGATTTTTATCCACCACAGCCTTATCTTGAGGCGTGCAAGCAGAAGTTAACAAGGCAGACGAAATAAGAAGAGCTGAGAAAATATAGGCTGTTTTCATGGCTCAGGAATCTAGCTTGAAAACCGCGAAGTTTCTAGAGGAAGTACAAGGACTTCGCCTAATTCTAACCATTTCCTAAAAATTTACAGGCGTGTCAAAACCGTGAACAGGCAGCGAAGTCCGCCATTATTGATTTTATGCTCTTTAAGGATGCGGTAGCCTTTCGGCACTGGCTGAACCCGCTCCTTTTCTGGGTATAAAATACCTAGCTTTTCTGGCTTATAGCGGCGGCAAAGGACCTCGGCCAGGCTTTTAAGGCCTCCTTTAACGGCTGCCGGAAGACGTTCCCCATACGGAGGGTTTACAATCATCCATACATGGCTACTTGCGGAATTAGACTGATCTTCGCCTTCTAAGGCATCCCTTAGAAGAAATTCCACTTCCGCTTTTTTAAAGTTCTTTTTACGAGCCGTCGCGATCTGTTTTTCCACTTCTGCAAAATTTCTTTCCGCAACGGGAATCATCTCTTCATTGATGTCAAAACCCACGAACTTTTTAAAAATCACTTCTTGAGGAAGCTCATAATTAAAAACAAAGCTCGGTGACAAAAACAACTTCGGCGTTTTTTTCCATTTTTGAAAAGCATAGGGACGAACAAACTGGCCGTTCCACAAAGCACGAGCCTCTGTTAAAAAAGTTCCAGAGCCCATCATAGGATCCAACAAAGTGACTTGGCCGATCTCAGCCGGAGTCGCATCTCCGATCAGATTTTTTAAAAGATGAGCCGCGATCGTTTCACGCAAAGGAGCTTCGCCTTTTAAAACAGACCAGCCCCTTTTATGAAGGTGCTCACCCGTTGAATCAAGACTGATGGTGCAAAGATCATCATCCATGCGAATGTAAATACTTGCGCAAGGCTCAGCACCCTGTTTGTCACCAAAGATTTCTTTTAAAGCCTTCTCGGCACTTTCTTGCAGACGCTTTTCATTATTCAAGCGACTTTTCTGAGCCGCCACTTCCCACTCCACAGTGCCGTGAGCAAGAAATTCGTTCCACGGAAGGGATTTGAATTTTTGGTAAAACTTCGGAAGATCGCGCGCCTTAAAAGAAGCCATACGCAACAAAATACGGTTGGCCGTCTTTAAAAAGAAATTAAGCTGCAGCCCCGCAAAGAGTTCTGTTTCAAACTCAAGGCCCCCTTCAAGAACTTGCACTTCAGGAAAAGGCAATGAATGAGTTTTTGCATCCTTCCCCAAAAGATACGGCCACACTTCTTTCATTTCAAGCAGTGTGCTTTCTTCATAATCCAACGGGGTCGCGACGAAAAAACGATTCATGAATTAAAATCTCCAGTAGGCGTCAAACAAAAGATAGTAACCGTCGACTGGAGAAAATTTTAACGACGCAACGTCTGTCGCATTCAAAGAAAAACTCAAATGAAACTTATCCCAGATTTTTAAATACGTCAGATATCCCCCGACAGCTTTCTTTTCAAAGTTATAACTCGGGCCCAGAAGAACGCGGTCCCAGTTGTCGAGGATAAATTCATAACCTGTTTGAAAAGAGCTCGTTCCCAAAGATTTGATCGCCGTAGCATCTTGGGCTTCATCAAAGGTAAAAAGGGCGACCGTTAAAAGGGTGTGAGACACAACACTCTCAGAAGAAATCGAATCCCAATGCACGTTCAGATTGAGGGTTGAGCCTGTTTGATTGGGAATTTTAGCGTAAGTTAAACCCGCGGCAAAAACATTCGAATACGACTCGTACACTTGCATTTTTGCAGAGGCATTCATGGCTCCCAAAAAATCAGCTGGAACAACGGTTCCCACTGTCAGCCACTTTTTTAGTCCATAGTTTACTTGGCCGAACCAAGTGATCATGTATTCGCCTTGCCACAATGTTTGCGCCGTTTCACCGACCGCAACACCTTGGGTGAAAAGAGGCTTGTACTTTGAAGAAATATTTTTTCCCGACTGAGTGACAATCAGATCTGTCGTGCCCTTGTATTTTTCATTCTCCGAACTTAAATCCAAGTGCATCAACTGATCACCGACTTGGATAAAGTTTAAACGCGATTGACGAAGCAGCTCTGCCGTCAGTTCATAAGTGCCGTCTTGCTTATTCTCAATACCCGTAACTTCCACAAACCCGATAATGCCAGCCGCCGGAGTTTGCGATTCAAGCGCAATGATCTCTCCGATGTACCAGTCACTGAAAGTGCTGATCGCCTTCAGTGTTTTATTGTCGATGATAGATTGAACGCGGGCACGGGATTCCGGATGAATAGCGCGGGCGTCTTCTGCTGCGGGCTCACGCACAATGATAGGAACTTCGTCGTCCATAGAGGACGCCCAAGTAAAGCCAGAGCCTAGAGTCAGCAATGCAGATAAAAAGAGCCTTAAAGTCATTAAGGCTCACGGTATCTTAGTTTTTGGCCTTATTCAATTGATCCTTCAGCGTTCCAAACAAGCGCACAATTTCCATGCGTGTGGCTTCGCCGACACCCCACATTTTGCTGAACTGGAATCCAGCGAGGTCTGCCGCCCCTGGGATGCCACCTTTGAACACTAAATAGGCAAATCCTTCTTTTAACAAAGTCTCGGATTTCGTATCAGTGACAGTTCTAAAGAATGGAATAAAGCGCGGCGACGCTCCATAAACTTCGTCCAAGGACAGACGCTGGTTTTTATCCTGGTCATACATCACCACAACACCCTCGATATAGTGCAGGATTGTCACCATCGTGCGGATGTTCGCTGTTTCCACATAGCCGACTTTTTGATTCACGGCGACGGATGCGACCGACAAATAATTGTAAAACTGATCCCACTCCGCGGCACTCAAAGATTTCACATACTGCACAAGACCGGGGAGGTTATTAAAATACACGCCGATGTGTTTTCGAAGCTGGTCTTTAAAACAGCTTTCTTTGAAAAACGGCTTATCAAAGACGTCTTTTTCGGAAATCGCACATTGAGCGGCGATCATGTGATCACTCACCGCCTCAGATGTCGAAAGACCCGCGGCGAACAACGTGCTCACAAATTCATAAGTTTCTTTCTGATCCATCAGATCATTGCCATTTCCGCTGAACGTAAAGAAATTGGCTTCAAGGAAACTGCGTCCTCCGGAATTGGCAGAGCGAGGATCAAAGGCTTTTAAATCCAGACCCAGCTCTTGGAAATCATCATACCAGCTGATAAGCCCAGCCTTTGTCATTCCCGCTTCACTCAAACGACCTTTGGTTTTTTCCCCGTACCCAACAAGCAACATGCGCGAGAGGGCTCGCATAAGGTTGGCCTTCATCAACGAAGCCCAGGTTTGTTTTGCTGCGGGACTTTTTTGATCAATCAACAAACGGCCTTCTTTATTGAAGCTCACTGGCATTGGGTTCTTTAAAAGCTCTCCGTAATCAGCCCAGGCATTTTCCAAAGCTCTTTGTTCGAAAGCGTCTTCCGTGAGTCCTTTTTCAATAACAAAAGATTTATTAAATTTATTATAGGCAGCCAAAAGCTCTTGCGGAGTGATTCCTCCGTCAGAATCCGCCATCGGAATGCTGTCGATAAAACTTTGCTGCAAGCGCCAGATATTAAATTCGCCGATCAATGTCGTGAGATGTTTTTTCTCTAACCCCAAAAGCGAACGCGGATCTGATTTTTTATCTGGATCTAAGATTTTAATCAACACCGCACGATACGTTTTCTTCATCGACTTCGGACGAATGGACATCGTCAACTTGGGAAGAGCCTGATCAATCAAATTATCGATATCTTCCACAGGAATACGCCCGAGCGTTTTCATTTGATGCGAGTTCATAAGAAGCCTCACACCCTGGTATAAAAACTGGCTCGCCTGACGGAGTTTTCCCGAATCTTCAAAATGAAGATCGCTTAATGAGTAGTGATATTTCAACGCCAACTCATAAAGGTCAATCAAGGTATCAAGACTTTCGCTCCATTGTTTTAAATCCACAAAGTGAGCACGCTCACCCATTAAAACATTCTTAACCCCTTCAACCACAGGGATCCATTCACCATAAAGATCATAGGGTGCAAAAGGCTCATTACCGCGGATGAATTCTGAAAATCCAGAGAGAGCTCTTTTGACATCGTCAAAACTGTATTCTGATTTTACGATCTGCGTATTCACCAACAATCGCTGCAGACTTGTGCGCAATTGACTCGTGGCAGACGTGATCTTTTCCCACTCGGCACTTTTTTGGCTGGTTTGATTTAAGAGAATCTTTACGTGCGGAGCCAATTGAACAGCTTCGTCGCGCACAATATTCAAAATATCAATCAACCGGACTATTTCGTCTTTCGTAATATAAAGAGTGGATCCGCCAAGAAGAGCTTTTTTAATTTTCATCAACTCAGCTGCAAATTCCGGCGACACGTTATTCTTTTTTAAGAAGTATTTTCCAAAGAACTTACGCATTTCCTCGACAGTGTAACCGTTTTCAACGGAACCAAAGGTGCGTTTATTAAAATACTTCAGCGCATCGGTCATACAATCAAAACCGTCGCGCACGTCTTTTTCAACAGCATCACCGACAGAATACTTCTGCAACTGATTCGGAATATCTTTAAGGCACGCAAAGCGGGCATCTGAAAACTCGATCACTTCTGGCTCGGCTTTTTTGCCATTTAAAAATTCACTGCAACCCGCAGAGGAAAGAGCCAGAACCGCCGCTAAGGCGATGTTGATTTTAGTTTTAGAAAACATACGCGGCTCCTACCATCAAACGATCATTATTCTCGAACTGCGCAATTTCATTTTGATTATCCGCCGTTAACGGACCGGCCTTCACGATTTGCATTTCACCGATCACGGACCACAAGCCCGAGATGCGGAATCGCGTGCTTAGACGAATCAGATCAAATGAGTTTTTATCAGAATGTGTATAACTGAGCTTTCCAATCAAACGGCGATTTTTTCTAAACGGATAATTCGTTAAAAGAGAAATCTGTTGCGCCTGCTTATAAGGATAGCGGCTCATCAAAGCAGCGCGATTCGGATTAGCAAGTTCCCCTTCTTCTTTTACGTTTCCACCAAACACATCCAAATGCTGAACGCTTACACCCCAACGACCGTTATTCCATTCCACAAAGGGGCTGACTAAGAAGGCGTCTTCAAAAACCGGATGTGTCCACTGCTCTTCAAAAATATCATCTTTATTCGGACGATCTAAAGTACCACTGACTCCGAAACGCACTTGATCCATTTTATAGCTGACGTCTCCGCCTAAAAGCGAATGATAGAAAACTTGCGGCTGTAAATTCACAGCCCCTTTGAGCTGTCCGATATCGAGTTTTCCCTCGTATCCGATCGCCAACTGATTAGCCGGTTTATACGCATAACTAAGCTGTGCACGGAAGGCTTGAGGATCGCCAAAGGAAAGCTTCATACCAAACGAGTTTTGTAAAACGATTTGCGATTCATTGGGTTTCTCAAATTTATAATCAATCGCTGTCGCCTCACTCCAAATACGAATGCTTTCTGGAGGACGGCGGAACCACGGATTTCCTTTTACGAAACTTCCATTTTCAATCTCAAAACTGGGTCCCTGATCCGGAAGATATAAGGGAGAAGCAAAGAGCATCAAAGTGTAATAAGGCTTATCGATTTGCCAGAAAAGACCGGTCAAGCCCTGGCGTTCGGGAGCAAGAGGATTCCACTTAAAGAGCGGCTCCCACACACCCAAATCCCAGCGAGCATCGAGTTCATTCCACAACATGCGCTTCCGGCCAAAATAAAAAGTTTCATTCTCATTTTGACGGCTCTGAATATAGGCTTCTGCGAAATTGAGATAATTCAGAAGTGGCGCGCCCATAGCGACACCGCCCGATATATCCACTTTCCACGTCTCATCCGTAAAAGGATCGGTTTTAAGCTGAGCACCTACAAATTGATAATTGGTTTTTTGCGTAGCTTCAAAGGTCGGGCTGATAAAGGAGTCCGAAAAAAGTCGCATCTCAGTCTGCACCTGAGACCAAGCAAAATAAGGTGCCAACAGCACAAAAGCTGCCGCCATCAAAGATGAGAAAAAGCGACGGACGAAAGGCATAGGCCTCCTATTCAGACGCTTATAGATCAAAGCCCGTGCCCCCTTGAGGGCGACTTTACGAACAATCCTATTAAAAACTTTTAAACAAGTGACCTTTTTCGGCGTCTTTGCTAGGCTTGCTCCATGAACGCCAAAACTGCCAAATTTTTAATCATCCGCTTCTCCGCCTTCGGAGATGTCGTTCAGACTTTGAGCGTTCCTTCGGCTATCAAACAAACCTATCCTGCGGCAGAAATTCACTGGGTCACACGCAAAGACATGGCACCGCTACTGAAAGGTCATCCGAATATTGATCGCGTGTGGGAGTTTGATCGCAAAGCCGGCCTTGGTGGATTGATAAATCTCACTATGCAAATGCGTCGCGAGAATTTCACGCATATCTACGATGCTCACAACAACATGCGCTCACGTGTGATTTCGTGGGTCTTAAGACCTTTGGGTTTTTTAGGAATCGGCGCGCACTTTATTCGTCGCTCGATCCGTCGTTGGAAAAGATTTTTACTTTTCCGTTTTCGCATCAACACTTTTGAAATGCCGTTCTCGGGTCAGCGCGATTTGCTAGAGCCCCTTCGTCCTTGGGGTGTCTCCAAAACTCCTCCGGCAGCTCCGCAGCTTTTTTTAAGTGAAGAGAGCTACAAAAAAGCGCAAGAGATTTTACAAGACTACAACGGCTGTGTGGCTTTAGCTCCGTCGGCAGCGCATTTTCTAAAACGCTGGCCCAAAGAGTATTGGAAAGAATTGATTCTTCTTTGCCCCAACCAAAAATTTGTCCTTCTCGGCGGTCCAGAAGATTCGTTCATTGAAGACATTCGCGATGTCGCTCCGGAGCGCGTGATGAATCTTGCGGGAAAATGCTCTTTACCTGTGAGTGCCGGAGTGGTTGCACAATCAGCAACTTTGATCACTAACGATACGTGGCTTTTGCATGCGGCGGAACAATTAGGAAAAAAGGCGATTGCCTTGATGGGTCCTGCGCCTTTTGGCTTTCCTTCACGTTCTTCGACGAAAATTATGGAAATCGAACTGCCTTGTCGTCCGTGCAGCAAACATG
This region of Bdellovibrio sp. BCCA genomic DNA includes:
- a CDS encoding THUMP domain-containing class I SAM-dependent RNA methyltransferase, with protein sequence MNRFFVATPLDYEESTLLEMKEVWPYLLGKDAKTHSLPFPEVQVLEGGLEFETELFAGLQLNFFLKTANRILLRMASFKARDLPKFYQKFKSLPWNEFLAHGTVEWEVAAQKSRLNNEKRLQESAEKALKEIFGDKQGAEPCASIYIRMDDDLCTISLDSTGEHLHKRGWSVLKGEAPLRETIAAHLLKNLIGDATPAEIGQVTLLDPMMGSGTFLTEARALWNGQFVRPYAFQKWKKTPKLFLSPSFVFNYELPQEVIFKKFVGFDINEEMIPVAERNFAEVEKQIATARKKNFKKAEVEFLLRDALEGEDQSNSASSHVWMIVNPPYGERLPAAVKGGLKSLAEVLCRRYKPEKLGILYPEKERVQPVPKGYRILKEHKINNGGLRCLFTVLTRL
- a CDS encoding glycosyltransferase family 9 protein is translated as MNAKTAKFLIIRFSAFGDVVQTLSVPSAIKQTYPAAEIHWVTRKDMAPLLKGHPNIDRVWEFDRKAGLGGLINLTMQMRRENFTHIYDAHNNMRSRVISWVLRPLGFLGIGAHFIRRSIRRWKRFLLFRFRINTFEMPFSGQRDLLEPLRPWGVSKTPPAAPQLFLSEESYKKAQEILQDYNGCVALAPSAAHFLKRWPKEYWKELILLCPNQKFVLLGGPEDSFIEDIRDVAPERVMNLAGKCSLPVSAGVVAQSATLITNDTWLLHAAEQLGKKAIALMGPAPFGFPSRSSTKIMEIELPCRPCSKHGQGPCVNKEKFHQCLVDITPKQIATELKNILDRQP